From the Candidatus Liberibacter asiaticus genome, the window CAACCGCTTCTCTTGATTTCCTCTTTACGAGATACCTTATCCAAAACAGCATTAATGAATTTGGGCTCATCTCCATAAAAAAAATCATGCGCTATGCAAACATATTCAGAAATAATTACCTCTACCGGGACGGAATGACATTCGATTAACTCTAAGACACCTGCCCTTAAAATAGAACATAAAATCATATCCAACCTAGAAAAGCTCCATTTCTCTGTAAGACAAGAGGAAATTAATAAATCAATATGTTGTTTTCTATCCATCACACCATGGATGATGACACGAAACCATTCTAAATCAACATGCAAATAAACACTTTCTACATCTAACTCCGTATCTGCACAAAATCGATACGTTTCGTACTCTGAGATAATCTCCGTTGTACTACAACCGATAATATCGATTTGATATAGTGCTTGTACCGCTGCAAGCCTTGCTATCCCTCTTCGATGAGATAACTTAAGATCTTTTTTATTATCTTGTATCGTCATAAAACCTATTCAGATAAACTTTTTTTTAATTCAATCATTGCAAGAGCAGAACGTGCTGCACATCCACCTCTATCTAGATGAGAAGGACTAACACGATCAAAGGCTTGTTGTTCGCTATCTACCACAACAATTCCATTCCCGATAGGAAGAGAACCGTTGATCGAAAGATCTACAAGCCCACGTGTTACAGCATGTGCTATAACATCACAATGAGCAGTTTTTCCCCTCATCACGACACCAAGAACGATAATCCCATCATATGTTACACTACGCGTTTTAGCATTCATTACCATGCTAACGGCAGCAGGTATTTCCAAAACACCTGGCGTTACTATAGAACTCCACTGAACGGCTCTACTGTGCAAAACATTTACACAACCTTCAAATAGCATTGCAGAAAGATTTTCATAGAAGCGAGCTTCTATGATTAAAACATGAGGAATGAAAACCTCCATTACTTATACTCCATCCACACTACACCACAATCATCTAAAAAAAACACCTTATTGATATCGCTTCTACTGAGAAGTATTCAACGCATATAATCGTGCAATATAACGCATCATAGAATCTACTTCTATATTGATCAAATCACCTACTTTATGCATCTTCCACGTTGTCTCCTCAATAGTATGACGAATTAATAAAACATCAAAAAAATTCTTACCTACTAAATTCACTGTTAATGACACTCCATTAAGGCATACGGATCCCTTAACTGCTATAAATTGTTCTAAGTTATGAGGAAGACTGAGACGACAATACATAGAGTCGCCAATAAAATCTAGAAAAAGAATTTCTACCGTCCCATCAATATGACCAGAAACAAGGTGTCCGTCCAATCGATCACCTAATTTCACGGATCTTTCTAAATTAATAAAAGTCCCTATACCCCATGAAGCTATATTAGTGATCCGATTAGTCTCCGCCCAAACTTCTACTTCATACCAATTATCAACCGAATGCTCTTCTGATAGTCGTACAACCGTTAAACAAATACCAGCGTGTGCTATAGAGCAACCGAGTTTCATTTTAGAAGTGTTGTAAGATGTCATTACACGCAATCGCATACCTTTTGCTATTGGTGTCATAGCTATAATTTTGCCTATATCCGTCACAATTCCTGTAAACACAAATTTTTTCCTATATACTCAAGACAAACATCAGAACCAAAATAATCACGTCGGACACACATAAAATTCTTTTCAAGATATCCTTCTTCTAGAGGAGAAGGAATACCCCCCTCACCTATGACTATCTGTGATCTATAAAGAATAATAGAATCCACTAATCTAGAATTGATAAAAGAATGAGCTACCGCTGCCCCTCCTTCCACTAATAACGAAGTAACACCTCGACCTACCAATATGGTCAACAACTTTTTCAAATCACGACAATCACAATAAATAATATTTATATTCTTTTTTCTAAAGGCAAGAGCAAGAACAGGATCATCATTCTCAGTTACAATAATAACAGGTGCTAATAATGCTGTTTTTATAATTTTAGAATCAAGAGATAGTTTGAAATGTGGATCTAGAATGATACGCATAGGAGAATGTTCCTGCAAACCATTTAATCTACAAGTTAATTCTGGATCATCGGCAAGTACCGTACCTATACCTACAAGAATAGCATCTGACTGTGCTCTCAATAAATGCACTTGATTTTTTGAAATAAACCCCGTAATAGGTACGGATCCGCATCCTGCCATACCAATCATGTTATCTTGAGAAACTGCAATCTTAAGTGTAATATGAGATCGTTTTTCAACTTGACGTGTCAAATAAGCATGAAGAAATATTTTTCCTTCACTTTCCATCATCCTGTCAACAATAATGCCTTTTTGCGATAGCCATTGTAGCCCTCTCCCAGAGACTCGCACATCAGGATCATCAACACAGACAACCACACGTCTTATTCCACATTCAATAATAAATTGTGCACAAGGGGGAGATCGTCCGTAATGCGAACAAGGTTCTAAAGTAACATAAGCTGTAGCACCTCGTGCTTCTTCTCCAGCTTCTTCAAGAGCTTGTACTTCAGCATGGGGACATCCTCCATAAGCAGTCACACCTCTGCCAATGACAATTCCATCCTTAACAATTAAACAAGCAACAGAAGGATTAGTCGAAGTTAAACCCACATGCCAACGAGAAAATCTCAACGCAGCAGACATAAACCTCGCATCAAAAGAAGATACAGGCACCACATGAAATTCCTATAAAGCAAGGGAATGACAAAGAATCTAGAAAATTTCCCACAAATATTTTTTCCAAAAAACCAGTAGCCACCAATGATCCAGCTTGAAGAAAATTAATGCTCAAACCCGAATCTAAATATAGCCAACAACTATTTCAACGCAGAAGCGGAAAAATCATAAATAGGGAAACAATGAACAAATTCTTGAACTTTATGAAGCACCGTTAACTCTAACGAATGATTCTCTTCATCAGACGAAGATCCATCTAGAATTTGTGCAATCAACTCTCCTATATATTCAAAATCTTTTTCCTTGAATCCCCTAGTTGTTCCAGAAGGAGTGCCCAAACGAATACCAGAAGTAATAAAAGGACTTTCGGGATCAAATGGAATACTATTTTTATTACAGGTAATCGAAACTCGACCAAGAATACTTTCTGCTCTTTTCCCTGTCATGCGTTTCGAGCGTAAATCTACCAACATAAGATGATTATCCGTACCACCAGAAACGATATCAAATCCCAAAAATTGTAGTTTCTTGGCGAGAGCTTGAGAGTTCAAGACAATCTGTTTAGCATAATCTCGAAATTCAGAACTTAATGCCTCACCAAAGGCGACCGCTTTAGCTGCAATAGAATGCATAAACGGCCCTCCTTGCAAGCCTGGGAAAATAGCACTATTGATCTTTTTAGCTAAATCAGCATGATTAGTCATTATTAATCCACCACGCGGACCTCTTAACGATTTATGAGTTGTGGTGGTCACTATATGACAATGCGGAACAGGAGAAGGATGCTGACCTCCCACTACAAGACCCGAAATATGAGATATATCTGCCATAAGATACGCACCAATGGAATCTGCGATTGAACGAAAACGTTCCCAATCCCAAACACGAGAATAGGCTGTACCGCCTACTATAATCAACTTAGGATTATATTCAATAGCTAAACTCTCAATCTCATGCATATCGAGCAAACCATCTTCTTTTCTAACATTATAGGGAATAGCTTTAAACCACTTTCCAGACATATTCACCGATGATCCATGAGTTAAATGCCCTCCTGAATCTAAACTCAAACCCATAAAACTATCACCAGGATGCATCAATGCTAAGAAAACTCCTTGATTCATCTGAGATCCAGAATGAGACTGAACGTTAACGAAATTAACATTGAATAACTTCTTTGCCCGCTCAATCGCAATATTTTCAATATCATCAACATACTGACAACCACCGTAATAACGCTTACTGGGATACCCTTCAGCATATTTATTGGTAAGAATAGATCCTTGCGCCTCTAAAACAGCTCGTGAAACTATGTTCTCAGATGCAATCAACTGTATCTCATCATTTTGCCGACAGGATTCTTGTCCGATAAGAGAAAAAACATCTGGATCAGACTCTATCAAGGACTGCTGAAAAAAACGATTTTTACATATTATAGTCATAATGCAACTCCCTATATATCACAAATCTTCCTGCCATAGAACATATGACAGCAACAATACCTGTTAAATACACATAACCAGTCCTTCAATATCGTTTCAATGATACAACGATCAGTCAGAATCTATAGGATGATCCTCAGGAAGAGGAATAATACCTACGTGAACATTATCTAATCCATAAATGTCATCCCGAAATTGTATTATTGAATCCTTCGGCGACCACGCTGATATGTAAACAAAATGAACAGGAACTTCTGTAGCAAGCTTGACAGGAGTAGTCTTACGTGTCTTGACAACCTCTTCAATATGATACCGTGACCAAGTAGGTGTATCTTTAAGAAGCCATACATCTAAATCAATGATATTTCTTACACGGACACATCCAGAAGTTTCAAATCTCACAACATTGTTAAATAAAATAGGCTCGGGTGTATCATGCATGTACGTATTGTTTCGACTGTAAAATTCAATCTTAGTCGAAGCCATTGCATTAATCTTACCAGGATCCTGTCGAAAAATAAAATTAGGAGGCTCAGGACTGTTCCAATCCACTTCCTCCACGAAAACCTCTTTACCCTTCTCATCAATCATATGGATATTATTATCCTTCAAGTATTGAGGATCTTGACGCAACAATGCCATCATATCCTTCTGAATAATAGACCGCGGGATCACCCAATAAGGATTGAACATAATGCGATTTATTCTAGAGTGTAAAATGGGGGTTTGACGATCTACTCTTCCTACTATAACTGTACTACGCAATCCTACCTTACCATTCTCTACAGCTTCTAAGGATGCAGCAGGAATATTCACTAATACGTAACGAAGCCCCATCTTCTGTTCTAAAAGCTTCTTAATGCGCATAAGATTCACCTGCAATTGTCGAATCCTTAAATCTACAGGCACATTCATAGCCTCAAGAGTAGAAGAATCAACCATTCCACTAGGATCTAATCCATGTCGCATTTGAAATAATTTAACAGCAGATTCAACATATGCATCAAATGCTACAGACAGTCCCTTAGAAGGATCAAGATCACCTGATATAATAAGTCTTTCCCGTAATCTTTGCACCGAAACACTAGAATTACCCAAATGCAAAGGACGGATTGGTAACTCTGGCCACCCTCCTCTACTAAGTATATCCTGATAAAATGCTATCGCCTTTTCAGTTTGAGCAATGGTTTCCTTACTGATAATTGGGATATCCGAATCAATTCCCATATCTACACGAGCAAGAAAATTATCAAAACGATCATTTACAATAGAATGATACGATTCATTAATAATTTCATCTAGTACACTCGCATGAATGGGTTTCTCTACCAGAGAAAGACCCATAGGCAATATCAAATAAACAAAAAAACAATATAAAATCTTATTTATCTTTAAATATCCAACCATATTTCTTCCTATATTCGATCGATATCCAAAATATTATGCGATAAGTGCTATCATATACCACCGACAATAACACAAAATAAAATTCGAACATAATTAAAATACAAGGAATATTAGAAGAAATCCTACAAAATAAGGAAGGTTACCTAATTTAAATCACAGAAATTTAAAGAAATATGTTATCACTTTCATATCTATTCCTCAAAGTCGATACGCAATCTGATCACCCCAAAAACGATTTAAACGCTGTAGGAGCTTGTTCATAGCAATAAAATCGTCAACCGATAATCCCCCTACCTTATCAATCGACTCTATATGACGTTGATAGAGTTGAGAAATAGTCTCTGCTATCTCTTTTCCGGATTGAGTCAAACTAATTCGAATAGACCTCTTATCAATACGCGATCTTTGA encodes:
- the nusB gene encoding transcription antitermination factor NusB; the encoded protein is MTIQDNKKDLKLSHRRGIARLAAVQALYQIDIIGCSTTEIISEYETYRFCADTELDVESVYLHVDLEWFRVIIHGVMDRKQHIDLLISSCLTEKWSFSRLDMILCSILRAGVLELIECHSVPVEVIISEYVCIAHDFFYGDEPKFINAVLDKVSRKEEIKRSGCVSAITQ
- a CDS encoding 6,7-dimethyl-8-ribityllumazine synthase translates to MEVFIPHVLIIEARFYENLSAMLFEGCVNVLHSRAVQWSSIVTPGVLEIPAAVSMVMNAKTRSVTYDGIIVLGVVMRGKTAHCDVIAHAVTRGLVDLSINGSLPIGNGIVVVDSEQQAFDRVSPSHLDRGGCAARSALAMIELKKSLSE
- a CDS encoding riboflavin synthase, which encodes MFTGIVTDIGKIIAMTPIAKGMRLRVMTSYNTSKMKLGCSIAHAGICLTVVRLSEEHSVDNWYEVEVWAETNRITNIASWGIGTFINLERSVKLGDRLDGHLVSGHIDGTVEILFLDFIGDSMYCRLSLPHNLEQFIAVKGSVCLNGVSLTVNLVGKNFFDVLLIRHTIEETTWKMHKVGDLINIEVDSMMRYIARLYALNTSQ
- the ribD gene encoding bifunctional diaminohydroxyphosphoribosylaminopyrimidine deaminase/5-amino-6-(5-phosphoribosylamino)uracil reductase RibD; this translates as MPVSSFDARFMSAALRFSRWHVGLTSTNPSVACLIVKDGIVIGRGVTAYGGCPHAEVQALEEAGEEARGATAYVTLEPCSHYGRSPPCAQFIIECGIRRVVVCVDDPDVRVSGRGLQWLSQKGIIVDRMMESEGKIFLHAYLTRQVEKRSHITLKIAVSQDNMIGMAGCGSVPITGFISKNQVHLLRAQSDAILVGIGTVLADDPELTCRLNGLQEHSPMRIILDPHFKLSLDSKIIKTALLAPVIIVTENDDPVLALAFRKKNINIIYCDCRDLKKLLTILVGRGVTSLLVEGGAAVAHSFINSRLVDSIILYRSQIVIGEGGIPSPLEEGYLEKNFMCVRRDYFGSDVCLEYIGKNLCLQEL
- the glyA gene encoding serine hydroxymethyltransferase; this encodes MTIICKNRFFQQSLIESDPDVFSLIGQESCRQNDEIQLIASENIVSRAVLEAQGSILTNKYAEGYPSKRYYGGCQYVDDIENIAIERAKKLFNVNFVNVQSHSGSQMNQGVFLALMHPGDSFMGLSLDSGGHLTHGSSVNMSGKWFKAIPYNVRKEDGLLDMHEIESLAIEYNPKLIIVGGTAYSRVWDWERFRSIADSIGAYLMADISHISGLVVGGQHPSPVPHCHIVTTTTHKSLRGPRGGLIMTNHADLAKKINSAIFPGLQGGPFMHSIAAKAVAFGEALSSEFRDYAKQIVLNSQALAKKLQFLGFDIVSGGTDNHLMLVDLRSKRMTGKRAESILGRVSITCNKNSIPFDPESPFITSGIRLGTPSGTTRGFKEKDFEYIGELIAQILDGSSSDEENHSLELTVLHKVQEFVHCFPIYDFSASALK
- a CDS encoding L,D-transpeptidase family protein, whose protein sequence is MVGYLKINKILYCFFVYLILPMGLSLVEKPIHASVLDEIINESYHSIVNDRFDNFLARVDMGIDSDIPIISKETIAQTEKAIAFYQDILSRGGWPELPIRPLHLGNSSVSVQRLRERLIISGDLDPSKGLSVAFDAYVESAVKLFQMRHGLDPSGMVDSSTLEAMNVPVDLRIRQLQVNLMRIKKLLEQKMGLRYVLVNIPAASLEAVENGKVGLRSTVIVGRVDRQTPILHSRINRIMFNPYWVIPRSIIQKDMMALLRQDPQYLKDNNIHMIDEKGKEVFVEEVDWNSPEPPNFIFRQDPGKINAMASTKIEFYSRNNTYMHDTPEPILFNNVVRFETSGCVRVRNIIDLDVWLLKDTPTWSRYHIEEVVKTRKTTPVKLATEVPVHFVYISAWSPKDSIIQFRDDIYGLDNVHVGIIPLPEDHPIDSD